Proteins found in one Amycolatopsis umgeniensis genomic segment:
- the folC gene encoding bifunctional tetrahydrofolate synthase/dihydrofolate synthase: MPRGDGRDSEEIAESPDLADLDSFAGVDELGARAHDPSDDTDPDLDAPDAAYQAGGGAGGGIGGIGQLGDNLALGPVPDLHAPEDVELHELDDQGDDFAPSDPNGQQARRELLAVEAELNLRWPETKIEPSLARIAALVNLMGEPHRGYPVVHVAGTNGKGSTTRMIDALLTRMGLRVGRYTSPHLQLVTERIALDGVPLSAAAYVDLYRDVAPYVTMVDNAGGPDAVPMSKFEVLTGMAFAAFADAPVEAAVVETGLGGSWDATNVVDGDVAVITPIGVDHVEYFGGDPAKAAVEKAGIIKPGSVAVIAEQDPEVRKILLERAVEVDASVARAGSEFGVLEREVAVGGQMLKLQGLGGVYDEIFLPLHGAHQAANAALALAAVEAFFGAGKDRKLVVEAVREAFAEVETPGRLERVRAAPTVLLDAAHNPHGAKALATTVAEEFAFRRLVAVVGVMAEKDARGILDALEPVVSEIVVTKNSSPRAMPLDELNDIAISIFGEDRVVAEASLDAAIETAIGLVEQNDDPEEPLAGGGVLVTGSVVTAGEARTLFGKEPA, translated from the coding sequence GTGCCGCGAGGTGACGGCCGGGATTCTGAAGAAATCGCAGAATCCCCGGACCTGGCAGATCTGGACAGTTTCGCCGGCGTCGACGAATTGGGGGCGCGCGCCCACGATCCGTCCGACGACACCGACCCGGATCTGGACGCACCCGACGCCGCGTACCAGGCGGGCGGCGGCGCGGGCGGCGGGATCGGCGGGATCGGGCAGCTGGGGGACAACCTCGCGCTCGGACCCGTGCCGGACCTGCACGCCCCGGAAGACGTGGAACTCCACGAACTGGACGATCAGGGCGACGACTTCGCCCCGTCCGACCCCAACGGGCAACAGGCACGCCGCGAACTGCTCGCTGTCGAGGCCGAGCTGAACCTGCGCTGGCCCGAGACCAAGATCGAGCCGTCCCTGGCCCGGATCGCGGCACTGGTCAACCTCATGGGTGAACCGCACCGCGGCTACCCGGTGGTGCACGTCGCCGGGACCAACGGCAAGGGCTCGACCACGCGGATGATCGACGCGCTGCTGACCCGCATGGGCCTGCGCGTCGGCCGGTACACGAGCCCTCATCTGCAGCTGGTCACCGAGCGGATCGCGCTCGACGGGGTCCCCCTCTCCGCCGCCGCGTACGTCGACCTGTATCGCGACGTCGCGCCGTACGTGACCATGGTGGACAACGCGGGCGGGCCCGACGCGGTGCCGATGAGCAAATTCGAAGTGCTCACCGGGATGGCGTTCGCGGCCTTCGCCGACGCGCCCGTCGAGGCCGCTGTCGTCGAAACCGGTCTGGGCGGCTCCTGGGACGCCACGAACGTCGTGGACGGCGACGTCGCCGTCATCACTCCGATCGGCGTCGACCACGTCGAGTACTTCGGCGGCGATCCGGCCAAGGCCGCGGTGGAGAAGGCCGGGATCATCAAGCCCGGCAGCGTCGCGGTCATCGCCGAACAAGACCCCGAGGTGCGGAAGATCCTGCTGGAACGCGCCGTCGAGGTCGACGCGAGCGTTGCCCGCGCGGGCAGCGAGTTCGGCGTGCTGGAACGCGAGGTCGCCGTCGGCGGTCAGATGCTGAAGCTGCAGGGCCTCGGCGGCGTCTACGACGAGATCTTCCTGCCGCTGCACGGCGCGCACCAGGCGGCCAACGCCGCGCTCGCGCTGGCCGCCGTCGAAGCGTTCTTCGGCGCGGGCAAGGACAGGAAACTGGTCGTCGAAGCGGTCCGCGAAGCCTTCGCCGAGGTCGAGACCCCCGGCAGGCTGGAGCGCGTCCGCGCCGCCCCGACCGTCCTGCTCGACGCCGCCCACAACCCGCACGGCGCCAAGGCTCTCGCCACCACCGTCGCCGAGGAGTTCGCCTTCCGCCGCCTCGTCGCCGTCGTCGGCGTCATGGCGGAGAAGGACGCTCGAGGCATCCTGGACGCCCTCGAACCGGTCGTCTCCGAGATCGTCGTCACCAAGAACTCGTCCCCGCGCGCGATGCCGCTCGACGAACTCAACGACATCGCCATCTCGATCTTCGGCGAAGACCGCGTCGTGGCCGAAGCCAGTCTGGACGCCGCGATCGAAACGGCCATCGGGCTCGTCGAGCAGAACGACGACCCCGAAGAACCCTTGGCGGGCGGCGGCGTGCTGGTCACGGGCTCGGTCGTCACCGCGGGCGAGGCCAGGACCCTGTTCGGTAAGGAGCCGGCGTGA
- a CDS encoding NAD(P)-dependent oxidoreductase produces the protein MPKTPVTVLGLGSMGAALAGAFLSAGHPTTVWNRTASKADPLVARGARRAGTIEDAVRASPLIIACLTTYEDTRAVLEPATLTGHALVTLNSGSPAGARRMAEWATGRGARFLDGAVKNIPSAVGAPDTLLYYGGDKAVFDEHGDTLRVLGGDTVHLGEETDLAALYEMAVGGTLLPALVGFFQGAAALRSRGLEAGTLLPYATKWFEMIISALPMYAKEIDSRDYSAPAASVDIFHAGAVADLELAEEGVDVAWQRPLHDLVRRAAEAGHGDQSIAILTELLSVEVAGSSTTAKRP, from the coding sequence ATGCCGAAAACACCGGTGACCGTCCTGGGGCTCGGTTCGATGGGCGCCGCCCTGGCGGGCGCTTTCCTTTCGGCCGGGCATCCGACAACGGTGTGGAACAGGACGGCTTCGAAGGCCGATCCCCTTGTCGCCCGCGGAGCACGCCGAGCCGGGACGATCGAGGACGCCGTGCGCGCGAGCCCGTTGATCATCGCCTGCCTGACCACCTATGAGGACACCCGCGCGGTGCTGGAACCGGCCACGCTGACAGGACACGCGCTGGTCACCCTGAACAGCGGTTCCCCGGCGGGAGCGCGCAGGATGGCCGAGTGGGCGACGGGCCGGGGCGCGCGGTTCCTCGACGGCGCGGTCAAGAACATCCCGTCGGCCGTGGGCGCGCCGGACACGTTGCTGTACTACGGCGGTGACAAGGCCGTCTTCGACGAACACGGGGACACGTTGCGCGTGCTGGGCGGCGACACCGTCCACCTCGGTGAGGAGACCGATCTCGCCGCGCTGTACGAAATGGCCGTCGGCGGCACCCTGTTGCCCGCGCTGGTCGGGTTCTTCCAGGGTGCCGCCGCGCTGCGGTCGCGCGGGCTCGAAGCCGGAACGCTCCTGCCGTACGCCACCAAGTGGTTCGAGATGATCATCTCGGCACTTCCGATGTACGCCAAGGAAATCGACAGTCGCGACTACTCGGCCCCCGCCGCGTCGGTGGACATCTTCCACGCCGGCGCCGTCGCCGACCTCGAACTGGCCGAGGAAGGCGTCGACGTCGCATGGCAGCGTCCGCTGCACGACCTCGTGCGGCGGGCCGCCGAGGCCGGGCACGGCGATCAGAGCATCGCGATCCTGACGGAGCTGCTCAGCGTTGAGGTTGCAGGGTCTTCGACCACAGCGAAGCGCCCGTAG
- a CDS encoding penicillin acylase family protein, whose product MRRFQRGLVLLTAALAASSLTTGVSSADELGRSRAVISYTEYGIPHIAAKDFDGLGYGYGFAAAKDNICELANTYLTVSARRSAHLGAGGQGNPAMSEAENNLDSDLHFQRINDSGVVERLLAQPAPHGPRTEVRELVSGYVEGYNAYLKQTGVARITDPVCRGADWVRPITALDFYRHFYAIASVGGQGVLASDLARTQPPSTKDVPAAEPDTAPRIAEGFRKAMGTGELGSNGIAIGGDGTRSGGGLLLGNPHYPWQGGRRFWQSQLTIPGRFDVAGGSLLGIPLPQIGHTADLAWTHTVSTATTFGLFEVPLTPGDPTTYLVDGKPEKMTAREVKVEVKEPNGERKEISRTFYGTRYGQVIGSAFEVPLPWTTKSAHALRDGNAGNLRGLNTWFELSKARSTKDVAEALARTQGVPWVNTIAADRVGNALYSDIQVVPHVTDERAATCGTPLGRVLFPGSGLSILDGSKSSCDWGTDPGALEPGLFAPSRLPLQQRRDYELNANDSAWLANARAPIAPLPRIVGATGTTRSDRTREALISAEEGLADKSFTPTSMKDMLYRDRSRTAELAAADTAKMCAAFPGGQAPSTSGPVPVGDACATLASWDRTFRLDSRGALFFQRFVARLGGLRDFWQVPFDPARPVTTPHSLATGNATVQKAFGDTLAEFRAVGIPVDGRLGDNQAVTRAGQRIPIHGGPGGLGVLNVITAPWDPAGGNHEVAHGSSFVQVVGFSGKACPDVSTIQTYSQSTDVTSPHFADQTRLYSGGGWVRGRFCGADIAASPDLKVVRLR is encoded by the coding sequence ATGCGAAGATTCCAGCGTGGCCTGGTGCTGCTCACGGCGGCCTTGGCGGCGTCAAGCCTGACGACGGGGGTCTCGTCCGCGGACGAGCTGGGCCGGTCGAGGGCGGTGATCAGCTACACCGAGTACGGGATCCCGCATATCGCGGCGAAGGATTTCGACGGTCTCGGCTACGGCTACGGGTTCGCCGCGGCCAAGGACAACATCTGCGAACTCGCGAACACCTATCTGACCGTGTCCGCGCGGAGGTCCGCGCATCTGGGGGCGGGCGGCCAGGGCAACCCGGCGATGAGCGAGGCGGAGAACAACCTCGACAGCGACCTGCACTTCCAGCGGATCAACGATTCCGGCGTGGTCGAGAGGCTCCTCGCGCAACCAGCGCCGCACGGCCCGCGGACGGAAGTGCGAGAACTGGTTTCCGGGTACGTCGAGGGATACAACGCGTACCTGAAGCAGACCGGCGTCGCCCGCATCACCGATCCGGTGTGCCGCGGCGCGGACTGGGTCCGGCCCATCACCGCGCTCGACTTCTACCGGCACTTCTACGCCATCGCCTCCGTGGGCGGGCAGGGCGTACTCGCCTCGGATCTCGCCAGGACCCAGCCTCCGTCCACAAAGGACGTACCGGCCGCCGAGCCGGACACGGCGCCGCGTATCGCGGAAGGATTCCGCAAGGCCATGGGCACCGGCGAGCTCGGCAGCAACGGTATCGCCATCGGCGGGGACGGGACACGGTCCGGCGGCGGCCTGCTGCTGGGGAACCCGCACTATCCGTGGCAGGGCGGGCGCCGGTTCTGGCAGTCGCAGCTGACCATCCCCGGCCGGTTCGACGTCGCGGGCGGGAGCCTGCTGGGCATCCCGCTGCCGCAGATCGGGCACACCGCCGACCTCGCGTGGACGCATACGGTGTCGACAGCGACCACCTTCGGTCTCTTCGAGGTGCCGCTGACCCCCGGTGACCCGACGACGTACCTCGTCGACGGCAAACCGGAGAAGATGACCGCGCGCGAAGTGAAGGTCGAGGTCAAGGAACCGAACGGCGAGCGGAAAGAGATCAGCCGCACGTTCTACGGGACGAGATACGGCCAGGTCATCGGATCGGCCTTCGAGGTACCCCTACCGTGGACGACGAAGTCCGCGCACGCGCTGCGGGACGGGAACGCGGGCAACCTGCGCGGCCTCAACACGTGGTTCGAACTGAGCAAAGCGCGCAGCACCAAGGACGTCGCCGAGGCCCTCGCGCGCACGCAGGGTGTCCCGTGGGTCAACACCATCGCCGCGGACAGGGTAGGCAACGCGCTGTACAGCGACATCCAGGTCGTCCCGCACGTCACCGACGAACGGGCCGCGACCTGTGGTACCCCGCTCGGGCGCGTGCTGTTCCCCGGTAGCGGACTATCCATTTTGGACGGATCGAAATCCTCGTGCGACTGGGGAACCGATCCGGGCGCCCTCGAGCCGGGTCTGTTCGCACCGTCCCGGCTGCCGCTGCAGCAGCGGCGCGACTACGAACTGAACGCCAACGACAGCGCCTGGCTCGCCAACGCCCGCGCGCCGATCGCCCCGCTCCCCCGGATCGTCGGAGCGACCGGGACAACGCGGTCGGACCGGACGCGGGAAGCGCTGATCTCCGCCGAGGAAGGCCTGGCGGACAAGAGTTTCACGCCGACGTCGATGAAGGACATGCTGTACCGCGACCGGAGCCGAACCGCCGAACTCGCGGCCGCCGACACGGCGAAGATGTGCGCGGCCTTCCCCGGCGGGCAGGCACCGTCCACGTCGGGACCGGTACCCGTCGGCGATGCCTGCGCGACGCTCGCGTCCTGGGACCGCACGTTCCGGCTCGACAGCCGCGGCGCGCTCTTCTTCCAGCGGTTCGTGGCACGGCTCGGCGGGCTACGGGACTTCTGGCAGGTCCCCTTCGATCCGGCCCGGCCGGTCACCACGCCGCATTCACTCGCGACGGGGAACGCCACCGTGCAGAAGGCTTTCGGTGACACGCTCGCGGAATTCCGCGCCGTCGGAATCCCCGTCGACGGCAGGCTCGGCGACAACCAGGCCGTGACGCGGGCGGGGCAGCGGATCCCGATCCACGGCGGGCCCGGCGGTCTGGGCGTGCTCAACGTGATCACGGCACCGTGGGACCCGGCCGGCGGCAACCACGAGGTCGCGCATGGATCCAGCTTCGTGCAGGTGGTCGGCTTCAGCGGCAAGGCTTGCCCGGACGTCTCGACGATCCAGACCTACTCGCAGTCGACCGACGTCACGTCGCCGCATTTCGCCGACCAGACGCGGTTGTACTCCGGAGGAGGCTGGGTTCGAGGCCGGTTCTGCGGTGCGGACATCGCCGCCTCACCGGACCTGAAGGTGGTGCGGCTGCGCTAG
- a CDS encoding DUF4233 domain-containing protein: MTDETPKPPAKDPMKSFRGVMAGSLIMEGITVALALPVVAKLGGGVGSVTGWSVIVIAVALIVLCGFLKKPWAVPAVLVLQVALVAFFVALPAVAILGVIFLGFWLWLLWLRRDVARRMAAGTLPSQQQAQ; the protein is encoded by the coding sequence GTGACCGACGAGACCCCGAAGCCGCCGGCCAAGGACCCGATGAAGTCCTTCCGCGGCGTGATGGCCGGTTCCCTGATCATGGAGGGCATCACCGTCGCGCTCGCGCTGCCGGTGGTCGCGAAACTGGGCGGCGGGGTCGGTTCGGTCACCGGCTGGTCGGTGATCGTGATCGCGGTCGCGCTGATCGTGCTGTGCGGTTTCCTGAAGAAGCCCTGGGCGGTGCCCGCGGTGCTCGTCCTGCAGGTCGCGCTGGTCGCGTTCTTCGTGGCGCTGCCCGCCGTGGCGATCCTCGGCGTGATCTTCCTCGGGTTCTGGCTGTGGTTGTTGTGGCTGCGGCGGGACGTGGCGCGGCGGATGGCGGCCGGAACGCTCCCGAGTCAGCAGCAGGCTCAGTAG